A window from Cyprinus carpio isolate SPL01 chromosome A11, ASM1834038v1, whole genome shotgun sequence encodes these proteins:
- the LOC109059917 gene encoding CMP-N-acetylneuraminate-beta-galactosamide-alpha-2,3-sialyltransferase 2-like — protein sequence MMLRRKLYICALLGAILFLMIAAHTIQKASVVPITALPPHHDVRLPVKNQTPLQTVITDSRQGLSCSCPSCIADKGVSEWFDQRYDHKQQPYLTGRDNDIDPLSLKWWLSLQSSDGMIKDVTKKMFKIISPPPEDEMPRQSQCRKCAVVGNSGNLLRSKYGALIDSHSVVIRMNKAVTVGFEEDVGNRTTHHFMYPESAVDLRPGVHLVLLPFKLKDMQWLSSALSTGEIKMTYMRVKNRVETDKDKVIVVNPAFFKYTHEKWTERHGRYPSTGIVAIMFALHLCDEVSAFGFGADKQGNWHHYWEYNRYAGAFRKTGVHNADFETEIIQRLSKEGKIKLYR from the exons ATGATGTTGAGAAGAAAACTGTACATATGCGCTCTGCTAGgtgctattttgtttttaatgatagcTGCTCACACCATTCAGAAGGCCAGTGTTGTGCCCATCACAGCTTTACCCCCTCATCACGATGTCAGGTTACCTGTGAAGAACCAGACACCATTACAAACAGTTATCACAGATTCAAGACAAGGTCTTTCCTGTAGCTGTCCTTCCTGTATAGCAGACAAAGGTGTGTCGGAGTGGTTTGACCAACGTTATGATCATAAACAGCAACCTTACCTCACCGGCAGGGATAATGACATAGATCCACTTTCTCTGAAGTGGTGGCTG TCTTTGCAGTCATCTGATGGAATGATCAAGGACGTCACCAAGAAGATGTTTAAGATAATTTCCCCTCCACCTGAGGACGAAATGCCACGGCAGAGCCAGTGCCGGAAGTGTGCAGTTGTTGGAAACTCAGGGAATCTGTTGAGGTCCAAATACGGAGCCTTGATAGATTCCCACTCAGTTGTTATTAG AATGAATAAAGCTGTGACTGTGGGTTTTGAAGAGGATGTTGGTAACCGAACCACCCACCACTTCATGTACCCAGAGAGTGCGGTCGATCTGAGACCTGGTGTCCATCTCGTCCTTCTTCCCTTCAAACTGAAAGACATGCAGTGGTTATCCAGCGCTCTTTCCACTGGAGAGATCAAAAT GACGTACATGAGAGTGAAAAATCGTGTGGAAACTGACAAAGACAAG GTGATAGTTGTAAATCCAGCCTTCTTTAAGTACACACATGAGAAATGGACAGAGCGTCATGGAAGGTACCCATCCACCGGGATAGTAGCCATTATGTTTGCTCTACATCTCTGTGATGAG GTGTCAGCGTTTGGATTTGGGGCAGACAAGCAAGGAAACTGGCACCACTATTGGGAGTACAACAGATATGCTGGCGCCTTTCGAAAGACGGGCGTCCATAACGCAGATTTCGAGACTGAGATCATTCAGAGGCTCAGCAAAGAGGGCAAAATCAAACTGTACAGATGA